Part of the Archocentrus centrarchus isolate MPI-CPG fArcCen1 chromosome 4, fArcCen1, whole genome shotgun sequence genome is shown below.
ATGACATTTGGACTCCTTGGAGGTATTGATGCCTTTCAGTGGGCAGTCTCTGCCACCTGCAAAAAGGTTTGAAGGACAAGACAGAATGTTTTAAGGTGTTGATTTGATCATCAGATTTCACCACAATAATTTCCTGCTATATCTTTTAAAGGACTGAGTTTTGAGGCAACTCCCAGGGAGCCTATAAGGAAGCCCAAAAGGAAATCAGAAAATCAAGCTACTGCTACCACAGTTAATGGTACCGAAGATGGGGACACTGTCTCTGAAAATGGAGGTAAGTTGCTCTAATCTGCTTAGTTATAATACTGGGTAACCCATAGTTATTGCTGTTCAAGGCTAGtgttctagccagcagttgaaTGCCATGCGTCGCGCCGGGCTGGCTTACTCTTGTGCTGGGCTGAGAACTTTACTTGTTCGTTTTTGGAACTGTCgtgttatttcactgcaattagTAATTGACCATCGGACACGGCCATTTTGCGCTCTCGCGAATCTGGTGTGAACTTTGCATGAACTGTCAATATCCAGGCGACCCACCCAGCAGGCTGAACTCTTTTATTTGTTACCTAACAGAGTCCCCGAGCAAGAAGAGCCGGCTGGATGCTGAAGGAGCAGTGGGTGGCAAGGGGGATGAAATTGAGATGGATGTTGACGAATCAGCTGGAGACGCACAGAAAAATGAAGACCAAGGGATGGGTATTAAACCGGTTAAAGTCACTGATCTACAAAACATCTACAAAGGTTTGGACTGCAACTATTGTTTAatcattattaaataaatcattaaaattccttttttaataatttttgttAAGTATAAAGCACAAATAGATATTACAGCcacatttaaaaaatctttggaATGCTGTGGAAAGTGTAAATAAAGGAGGATAAAATTAATCAAAACTCcacatttaaatggaaaaaaaatagacaaacaACTTggacaaatactttttcttttggtttgacAAATCGCAAACTATACGATGCTATAAAGTATTACATTAATACATTTCGTGTTTGTGTCAGATGATTAAGCGTTAGACATGTAACTGGTTAATGCTTATCAAATATCTATTATTTTTCTTGGACATTTTAAAACTTGTTAGAGCTCAACATCAGATGGAATCACtggcagttttatttaaattgagTATTTTGCATCTGTTTAAAACAGGTCCTCTCGGAACTGTGAATTTATCTCCCCGTGTAGAGCTTGGTGAGCGCTGGAGACCCAGTTCTGCCGTAAACCaggatccagactggatgaaaTCCAAGAAAGGTAGAAAAATGCTGGATCTTCTTTGGCATTCAAAGAATTACAGTTAAGAAAGGCTGACTTGTTTCATCTACCTGGGTTTTGTTTAATATCAGCATCACCAGCAGCTAAAGCACCTGCAGCCCCCACCAAGTCCGCCACGCACATCAGTTCACCAGTGAACAGGCATGACGTGCTGACGCACAAGCAGTCCAGCATGGCAGACtacaggaggaagatggaggtcAAAGCTGAGAGCGCCGGTATTGTATTGTAGATATTTTGTATAGAAGAGTTGAGGATCTATTTCATGAATTTTGATCTCTgaaatttttttatgtttataaatTCAGCCTCATCTTTAGATATATCCAAAGTTAACCACCTTAGCCCAAGTGTGTATCCACGACAGCGTGTGAATAATATACCAGGGAGAGAGCCTGTTCTTCCCAAAAAATCAGGTATTGCTGCTTCATCTGAATATTACAGTCCTTTGCAGCACTTGCTACAGTGGTGGCAATTTTGATGTTAAtgtagtgttttcttttttaaaagacataCAGAAAACTGCTGCTACCAGCACGCGCCCTAGAAATTCCTCTAGAGGTAAGCCAGTCGTTTTAATTACATTATCTTTATACCCAAagatactttttttaaaatgatttattgaaatgtgtgtggggtggggtttGTGTCTCCTTAAAGGATTCACGTGGTGTAAGTGTGGTTTGGTTCTCGTGGTACTATTCGTGTCTGCCACCTTGCTGTCATACAAGATCCCCCCTCTACTCCAAGGCATGGCAAGTGGTGGAGGGCATCCATCCAGGGCTGTGAAGCCAGAAACGTTCACTGATCACTTGTCCATTCTTAAGACCCAGTTCCCCAGTCAGAGACACGAGTTGTGGAAAATGAGCAAAATCCACCTGGAGAAGCACCTTAAaacagcacatcccacagagcCAGTCAGTATGATCTTCACTGCAGGCCAAAAGGCTGAGAGGACACTGCAGTGTCTAGCTAAGGGTCTGGCCTCCTCCTTCTCATCTGCCTTCAATACCTCTTTCCTCCACATTGATGGAAAAAGTAAAGCAGACCAGGACAGTGATAATGTGAAGTTAGACATTGACAGACAGTTGCAAGCAGCGTTTGAGGGAGAAAAACCTGTGGCAATCATTCATCGTTTGGAAGAGCTGCCACCAGGCTCCACCCTCATTTTTTATCGCTACTGCGACCACGAGAACGCTGCATATAAGCgggttttcttgttgtttaCTGTGCTGCTGCCTCAAGATGAGATCCAGGAGGAAAAGAGTTtgaaggaggtggaggagatgGTGCAGGACTATCTGAAGGAAAAGCTGGTGGATTCCAACAACCAAGCTGCGTTTGATATCATGAATAACGACAAGTTTAGTGGTCTGTGGAGTCGCATCTCCCATCTAGTTCTGCCTGTGGTGTCTGAAGTGGAAGTAGAGAAGCAAGGTTGCTAAACAAATCTGGGCCCGAGTCTTCTTTGCACTGTACAAGGAGCTATGAAAAAGAAATTATGTGGAAGTATAATGTGTGCTGTGATAGGTCATATATGGACTTGATTTAACACAGTTGAAAATTGTATCATTGGCTTTTTCTCAGAGTTGAGAATGCACTTAAATTTGAAGTCAAACGCATACAATTTGGTTAAACTCCATAAAAGATTCAACACAATTTTTACATATGCATGCATGTTAAAAAGGTTGCAGTGTTACACCCTCATTCCACTTAACAAGTGTGACAACATTCTTTTCTCATGAGCGCGCAATCGACAAaacagactgaccaacctgtttagtttgttttgtgttcaaGTGTGCATCATTGCTTAGTACCTTTTTTAAGGAGTATCCCATCTTTTCATTGTCATCATCTTAATATACTAAAatgatgttttgtttctgtgacttttttgcattatcatattttatttttctctaaaGACAGCTGTATCACTTCAtttaattattacttttttctttatgcTGAAAGTGCTTGGTTTTGATTTACATATCCGTCTTATTAAGGATTGGCTTTTATTAAGATGAATATTTtatattctttgtttttctaaatgtatatatttgtgacATGTTTTCTAGattgatgtatttttttatagctGTGTACATATATGTATTTGATGTTAAATGGTCTGTTCCACATTGTGTGGAACTTCACATTGTCAGGTTCTCACAGTGtgatttataaaaaatattaagctttttttttggattaataTTAATCAGATCATCCCAACCTGTGCCTTAAACACATATAAAGATTACACTGTATTTAATAAGTATTAAAAAATTCACCGTTCAGTCGTTTTTACTGGAGTTTGACAACATCGGAACTGGTTTGTGCTCTTTTCTGTGATACGTCTCATTCCTCTTGTTATGcagattcattttgttttgcttataAACACCTGAATAttattaaagattattttgataCCTagtggagtgatttttttttttttttttaaacctgtttgtTTACGATAAAAATCAGACAAAAGTCCTGATGGCGATGTTTGACTTCAGAGCAacaatgcatttagacatgtagacaaGTCCAAGACGACCTGCTGTTCAGAATTCCGAAGAAAAGCGTTTCAAATGACTTGGaatgtggcgtggttgttggtggtgccagtgagtggcagttctctgagcAAAATGTCTTGCTCATACCAGAAGTCAAAGGATAATGACTAGACTGCgccaagctgataggaagacagCAGCATCTGTAGAACCTACTTGTTataaccaagatatgcagaagaatAGCACTGAATACACAACACATTAGACCTTGAATCACATAGGCtaagcagcagaagatcacaccTTGTGTCGCAACCAGGGCTCCACAGTCaaaatctcaatccaatagagcatctttgggataTGATGGAGCAGGAGATTCACGTCATGGACGTGCAGCAACCATGATACTATCATGTCGGTATGGAccaagaatgtttccagcaccttgttgaatctatgccatgaagaattaaaggagTTTTAAAGGCACAAGTGGGCCCAGCCCATAACTTGTAAGGTATACCTTAccagaaatacaaaaacaaatcttgataaaaacaatt
Proteins encoded:
- the LOC115779418 gene encoding torsin-1A-interacting protein 2-like isoform X1, with translation MDSRDSEDKPSGPVTRSKKLSSVKGLSFEATPREPIRKPKRKSENQATATTVNGTEDGDTVSENGESPSKKSRLDAEGAVGGKGDEIEMDVDESAGDAQKNEDQGMGIKPVKVTDLQNIYKGPLGTVNLSPRVELGERWRPSSAVNQDPDWMKSKKASPAAKAPAAPTKSATHISSPVNRHDVLTHKQSSMADYRRKMEVKAESAASSLDISKVNHLSPSVYPRQRVNNIPGREPVLPKKSDIQKTAATSTRPRNSSRGFTWCKCGLVLVVLFVSATLLSYKIPPLLQGMASGGGHPSRAVKPETFTDHLSILKTQFPSQRHELWKMSKIHLEKHLKTAHPTEPVSMIFTAGQKAERTLQCLAKGLASSFSSAFNTSFLHIDGKSKADQDSDNVKLDIDRQLQAAFEGEKPVAIIHRLEELPPGSTLIFYRYCDHENAAYKRVFLLFTVLLPQDEIQEEKSLKEVEEMVQDYLKEKLVDSNNQAAFDIMNNDKFSGLWSRISHLVLPVVSEVEVEKQGC
- the LOC115779418 gene encoding torsin-1A-interacting protein 2-like isoform X2; amino-acid sequence: MDSRDSEDKPSGPVTRSKKLSSVKGLSFEATPREPIRKPKRKSENQATATTVNGTEDGDTVSENGESPSKKSRLDAEGAVGGKGDEIEMDVDESAGDAQKNEDQGMGIKPVKVTDLQNIYKGPLGTVNLSPRVELGERWRPSSAVNQDPDWMKSKKAAKAPAAPTKSATHISSPVNRHDVLTHKQSSMADYRRKMEVKAESAASSLDISKVNHLSPSVYPRQRVNNIPGREPVLPKKSDIQKTAATSTRPRNSSRGFTWCKCGLVLVVLFVSATLLSYKIPPLLQGMASGGGHPSRAVKPETFTDHLSILKTQFPSQRHELWKMSKIHLEKHLKTAHPTEPVSMIFTAGQKAERTLQCLAKGLASSFSSAFNTSFLHIDGKSKADQDSDNVKLDIDRQLQAAFEGEKPVAIIHRLEELPPGSTLIFYRYCDHENAAYKRVFLLFTVLLPQDEIQEEKSLKEVEEMVQDYLKEKLVDSNNQAAFDIMNNDKFSGLWSRISHLVLPVVSEVEVEKQGC
- the LOC115779418 gene encoding torsin-1A-interacting protein 2-like isoform X3 produces the protein MDSRDSEDKPSGPVTRSKKLSSVKGLSFEATPREPIRKPKRKSENQATATTVNGTEDGDTVSENGESPSKKSRLDAEGAVGGKGDEIEMDVDESAGDAQKNEDQGMGIKPVKVTDLQNIYKGPLGTVNLSPRVELGERWRPSSAVNQDPDWMKSKKAKAPAAPTKSATHISSPVNRHDVLTHKQSSMADYRRKMEVKAESAASSLDISKVNHLSPSVYPRQRVNNIPGREPVLPKKSDIQKTAATSTRPRNSSRGFTWCKCGLVLVVLFVSATLLSYKIPPLLQGMASGGGHPSRAVKPETFTDHLSILKTQFPSQRHELWKMSKIHLEKHLKTAHPTEPVSMIFTAGQKAERTLQCLAKGLASSFSSAFNTSFLHIDGKSKADQDSDNVKLDIDRQLQAAFEGEKPVAIIHRLEELPPGSTLIFYRYCDHENAAYKRVFLLFTVLLPQDEIQEEKSLKEVEEMVQDYLKEKLVDSNNQAAFDIMNNDKFSGLWSRISHLVLPVVSEVEVEKQGC
- the LOC115779418 gene encoding torsin-1A-interacting protein 2-like isoform X4 — protein: MDSRDSEDKPSGPVTRSKKLSSVKGLSFEATPREPIRKPKRKSENQATATTVNGTEDGDTVSENGESPSKKSRLDAEGAVGGKGDEIEMDVDESAGDAQKNEDQGMGIKPVKVTDLQNIYKELGERWRPSSAVNQDPDWMKSKKASPAAKAPAAPTKSATHISSPVNRHDVLTHKQSSMADYRRKMEVKAESAASSLDISKVNHLSPSVYPRQRVNNIPGREPVLPKKSDIQKTAATSTRPRNSSRGFTWCKCGLVLVVLFVSATLLSYKIPPLLQGMASGGGHPSRAVKPETFTDHLSILKTQFPSQRHELWKMSKIHLEKHLKTAHPTEPVSMIFTAGQKAERTLQCLAKGLASSFSSAFNTSFLHIDGKSKADQDSDNVKLDIDRQLQAAFEGEKPVAIIHRLEELPPGSTLIFYRYCDHENAAYKRVFLLFTVLLPQDEIQEEKSLKEVEEMVQDYLKEKLVDSNNQAAFDIMNNDKFSGLWSRISHLVLPVVSEVEVEKQGC
- the LOC115779418 gene encoding torsin-1A-interacting protein 2-like isoform X5 — its product is MDSRDSEDKPSGPVTRSKKLSSVKGLSFEATPREPIRKPKRKSENQATATTVNGTEDGDTVSENGESPSKKSRLDAEGAVGGKGDEIEMDVDESAGDAQKNEDQGMGIKPVKVTDLQNIYKELGERWRPSSAVNQDPDWMKSKKAAKAPAAPTKSATHISSPVNRHDVLTHKQSSMADYRRKMEVKAESAASSLDISKVNHLSPSVYPRQRVNNIPGREPVLPKKSDIQKTAATSTRPRNSSRGFTWCKCGLVLVVLFVSATLLSYKIPPLLQGMASGGGHPSRAVKPETFTDHLSILKTQFPSQRHELWKMSKIHLEKHLKTAHPTEPVSMIFTAGQKAERTLQCLAKGLASSFSSAFNTSFLHIDGKSKADQDSDNVKLDIDRQLQAAFEGEKPVAIIHRLEELPPGSTLIFYRYCDHENAAYKRVFLLFTVLLPQDEIQEEKSLKEVEEMVQDYLKEKLVDSNNQAAFDIMNNDKFSGLWSRISHLVLPVVSEVEVEKQGC
- the LOC115779418 gene encoding torsin-1A-interacting protein 2-like isoform X6; its protein translation is MDSRDSEDKPSGPVTRSKKLSSVKGLSFEATPREPIRKPKRKSENQATATTVNGTEDGDTVSENGESPSKKSRLDAEGAVGGKGDEIEMDVDESAGDAQKNEDQGMGIKPVKVTDLQNIYKELGERWRPSSAVNQDPDWMKSKKAKAPAAPTKSATHISSPVNRHDVLTHKQSSMADYRRKMEVKAESAASSLDISKVNHLSPSVYPRQRVNNIPGREPVLPKKSDIQKTAATSTRPRNSSRGFTWCKCGLVLVVLFVSATLLSYKIPPLLQGMASGGGHPSRAVKPETFTDHLSILKTQFPSQRHELWKMSKIHLEKHLKTAHPTEPVSMIFTAGQKAERTLQCLAKGLASSFSSAFNTSFLHIDGKSKADQDSDNVKLDIDRQLQAAFEGEKPVAIIHRLEELPPGSTLIFYRYCDHENAAYKRVFLLFTVLLPQDEIQEEKSLKEVEEMVQDYLKEKLVDSNNQAAFDIMNNDKFSGLWSRISHLVLPVVSEVEVEKQGC